From the Halocalculus aciditolerans genome, the window TAGCCTAAATATTGATGGATGCATGGCGCTCACCACGATCGAAACGGTTGCACTTGGCACTGTAGCCGGGGGGACAGTCTACCTTGGATTGCCAGTGGCACGATTCTCCGTCTCGAAACGCACCACTAACCTGCTTAATGGGGGAGCTATCGGAGTTCTCCTCTTTCTCCTCGTTGATATCCTTCACGGAGCTCTCGCACCAGTGGAGAAGGCAATCGAAACGACGACCAAGACCGGCGCCGTTCACCTCGCCCTCCCGCTCGCACTCGTCCTCGGATTCACCGTGAGTCTCGTGGGACTCGCGTGGTTCAGCGACCACTACGTCAGTTCACAGCCCGGTGCACAGATGACTGCGCTGATGGTAGCCATCGGTATCGGACTCCACAACTTCAGTGAAGGACTCGCTATCGGCCAATCCGCCGCGACTGGTGCAATCTCGCTCGCGGTAGTCCTCCTTATTGGCTTCGCCCTCCACAACATCACGGAAGGCTTCGGAATCGCCGCTCCGTTGACGAACACGCAGACTTCAACACGCCGGCTGGCGGGGCTTGGATTAATCGCTGGGGGCCCGACTTTTCTTGGCACCATCGTCGGTGAAAGCTGGACCTCGCCCGTCGCTTCAGTCCTCTTTCTCGCGCTCGCCGGCGGCGCACTCATCTACGTCATTCAGGAACTGTTCGCCATCGACCACTCTGCGGTCACTCGCAGCGCACTATTCTCATCAGTCGCAGCCGGATTCCTCATCGGCTTCACCACAGAACTCGCCGTCCATCTTTCCATGACGGCCTGAACCCCTATTCAGTACGAACCGTCGTTCAGTTCAGAACCGTCAGATCGAAACAATGCCCCGGTAGATGT encodes:
- a CDS encoding ZIP family metal transporter, translated to MALTTIETVALGTVAGGTVYLGLPVARFSVSKRTTNLLNGGAIGVLLFLLVDILHGALAPVEKAIETTTKTGAVHLALPLALVLGFTVSLVGLAWFSDHYVSSQPGAQMTALMVAIGIGLHNFSEGLAIGQSAATGAISLAVVLLIGFALHNITEGFGIAAPLTNTQTSTRRLAGLGLIAGGPTFLGTIVGESWTSPVASVLFLALAGGALIYVIQELFAIDHSAVTRSALFSSVAAGFLIGFTTELAVHLSMTA